The sequence AACCGTTTTATAGGTTTAGTGGGGGAGCATGTCACTTTCAAGTGATATCTAATTCGATAAACAATTACTGTCAATTGGAAAAATCAACGATATTTATTATTTATAATAGAAATGTTTATAAAATCATTGATATTTATATGGACGTTATATATATTTTGTTGTATTATTATAATCTGAATAAGAATTTATTCAAGATATGTTTCTAATAATTTTTTATAATATGGTGATAATCAATGATTAAAAAACTAATATCTTTCAAAAAATATTTATCAAAAAAAATATCCACTATAAAAAATCAACTGATTATAATATTTTTACTAATCATCATAATTCCAACTACACTTATTTCTTCAATCATATACACAAAATCAACTGAGAGTCTCACTAACAAAACAGAAAACATATTAGAAATGAATTTCAACCTATTGGAAAATAACATCTTAAAAGAAATAAATTTAATTGATAAAGTTGTTACACAGATTTATTTAGATGATAAAATGTTGGATTTATTATCTTACTCACCCTCTAAACATTTCTATTACCTATACTCAAGATATAAAGTCATAAAAGACCCTATAACTCAATCTTCCGCTTTTGAAAATGTTCTTAATACATATACTTCAACATTGAATTATTTCAATAAATCAAAGACTAAATTATATGTATATCAATTCGGTGATTACAAATTCAACACTAACATATTTAATTTGGAAGAAGTCCAAATTACATCTTGGTATCCTAGTATTTCCCCTGATTCAAGCCCTAGAATAATGTATTTTCCTAGAAGTAAAAATAACAATTTGCCCCAAGGAGTCAATTATGTCCGTAAATTGTTCGGCTTGAAAAATTATGATTTATCTTTCTCTAGCTTAATAACAATTCAATTGCCAATGAATGAAATAAGTAAGATGTTAATTAATCTGAAACCCACTAATGGAAGTACTATATTTGTACTTAACGAAAACAATAGGATTATAGCAAGTACTGAAAACAAGTTGATAAATGCTAATTTTAAATCTTTCTTTTCATCCTATATGCCAATAAAAGATAGTCCTATTTTTAATACTGAAATCATTGACTACAATAATAAAAAGACACTCTTATCAACCAAAACCATTAATGATATCAATTGGAAAATCATTGGAATAACACCACTTAACGAACTTAACAAAGACCTATATAGAACGCAGAAATTTATTAAACTGGTTATCCTCATTATACTCATCATTAGTCTAAGCTTCGCATTATTGCTGGCTAATAGAATATCCAATCCCATAAAAAAACTTGTTGAATCTATGGGTACTCTTGATACAGATAACCTATATGTAAAAATTGATGATTACCATTTCAATGATGAATTCAGCTACCTGATAGACCATTATAATGCGGCAAACAAAAAAATCAGAAATTCCATTGTTAAGATAAAGGAAATTGAAAATGAAAAAAAAGAAGCAGAGTTCAAGGCTCTACAAGCTCAAATTAATCCTCATTTTCTATATAATACACTTGATGCAGTCAACTGGCTCTCATTAAAATATGATGCAGAAGATATAAGTATAATGGTTACATCTTTATCAGATTTCTTCAGATACAGCTTAAGCAAAGGTAAAACTATAATACCGTTAAAAAATGAACTTATACAAACAGAAAGCTATTTGACCATACAAAAAATAAGATTTCCAGATATGATTGAGTATTCTATATACTGTGAAGAAGAGATAAAAGAGTGTTCTATTGTAAAATTAACTCTCCAACCTTTAGTTGAAAACTCAATCATTCACGGTATAGAACCAACTGACGAACCAGGATTCATTGAAATTGTTTGTTTGAAGAAAAATAGTAACATAATTATAACAGTTAGTGATAATGGTATAGGTGCTGATATTGATATGCTAAATAATATAATCAATGACACCTCTAATAGCTGTAGCTCTTATGGACTAAGGAATGTTAATCAGAGAATCAAAAGCTATTTTGGAGATGAATATGGCATAATCTTTTCAGAAAATGAAACTATAGGAATTACAGCAACCATTACCCTACCTTTTATGATTTATGAGGAGGATAAGAATGTTAAAGATGATAATTGCTGATGATGAAATACTTGTAAGGGAAGGTCTTAAAAATATTCTACCATGGGAAACTTATAATATTGAAGTAGTCGGAGTAGCAAAAAATGGTATTGAAACTCTTTCTTTATGCGAAGAACTTAAGCCGGATATATTATTTACTGACATAAGAATGCCTCATCTCACTGGAATTGAAGTGGCTCAAAAGCTAAAACTACAGAATTATAAAACTAGAATTATTATAGTAAGCGGGATTGAAGATTTTTCTTATGCTCAGCAAGCGATAGAATTAAATACAGAAGGTTATATATTGAAGCCCATAAAGAAAAATAAGCTAATAGAGATTGTAGAGAAAGTAGTTAATTCCATTAATGACGAAAAAGAACATGCAGTCAAATTCAAGCAGTTAAAAAAACAATTATATGATAATATACCAGCTATTAAAGACAGATTCCTTTGTAATATAATATTCAGAAAATATTCTGATGAAAAAACAATATATGATAAATGCAAATTTCTTAATATTCCATTTGTAAACTATAAACCTTTTGTTACCTGCAAAATGGTTATTGATGAAATCAATGGTAGTTTTTCCAAGAACTCAGAAGAAAATTATGAACTAATTCTTATGTCTATATTAAATATATGTAATGAATTATTAACTTCATATGACCATAGTATCTGCTTCAATATTAATGAAAATGAATTCATCATTATATTCAACTATGATCAAATAGATGTTATAAGCGATATTTGTGAAGAGCTATTGACAGCCCTTAATAAATATATTGAAATAAAAGTTTCTATTGGTATAGGTGAGAAAGTAGATTCAATATTATTGCTGTACAATTCTTATAAATCAGCTGAAACCTCCCTGGAATATAAGTTCTATTCTGGAATAAATACTGTAATTAACTCAAAAGACTTGACTTATAAAACAGATACACTTGAATATGTTAAACTACATATTATAGAAGAAAAATTGTTGAATGGGATAAAGCTAGGCAATCTTACAACAGTTAATGATGTACTTTGTCAGATTTTCAATCACATTGAAAGTTCTTCATTCACTCCAGCAGAATACACTAAAAGCATATTTACAGAACTTATTTTTATAACTACCCGTTCATTATATGAGATACAAGAAAACCTTAGCGACATTTTAGAAGAACCTATAATACTATGCAATAATATCTATAAATTAAATACCTATGATGAATTGAAAAATTATATACTTAGTCTTTTTGACACAATAACTACGTACTTCAATAATAAATTGAATCAAAAAAACAGATATGTCGTTAATGAAATCAATGATATAATCAAACATCAATACACTAAAAACATAACTGTAAAACTAATATCAGATCAAGTTGGTTTAACACCAAATTATATAAGTCAGATTTTCAAGAAGGAAACTGGAGTTACTATAACCAAGAAGATCACTGAGATAAGAATTGAAGCAGCCAAAGCTCTTTTAAAGGACAGTAACTTCAAGGTTTTTGAGGTAGCTGAAATGGTAGGATTTGATAATCCATATTATTTCAGTACTGTTTTTAAAAAAAATACAGGAATTCATCCGTCAAAATTCCGATGACAGTTTTATATTATTATCAATCAACTCAATACGCTGTTTTACACAATCTAGCGATCTATTGGCATCTTCCGGTGTATTAAAGGTATAATCCAACAACTTATCTACAGTTGTTGTAGCAACATGAATTCTCGTATCGCTAGAAGCATAATATATGAATACTTCATTTTCTTCATTAACGACGACTCCATTACAGAAAACTACATTTGATACATCTCCAACTCTTTCATTATCATAAGGTGCAATAAAATATCCTCCTGGTTTTGCAATCACCTTAGCAGGGTCCTGTAGGCTAGTAGCAAAAGTGTATAAAACATATCTTAATCCAGCTGCTGTATTTCTTACTCCATGAGCTATATGTATCCACCCTTTATTTGTTTTTATAGGAGCTGGACCTTCTCCATTTTTGACTTCATAGACTGTATGATATTTCTTTTCATCAATAACTATTTCTTTATTGATTACTGGATTCAATATGTCATCACATAATCCGAAGGCTATACCACCACCTGATCCAGTAGAAATAAAACCATTCTGTGGTCTAGTATAAAAAGCATACTGGGAATTGATAAATTCTGGGTGAAGTACCACATTTCTCTGTTGTGGTGATGGCGTTATAATGTTAGGTAATCTTTCCCATGATTTTAAATCCTTAGTACGAACTAATCCAGCCTTAGCTACAGCACTTGATGTATCCCCTTGCTGACACTTATTTTCTTTACTTTCAGAGCAAAAAACACCATAAATCCATCCATCCTCATGTTTGACTAATCTCATGTCATATATATTAGTTTCTTCTCTATCAATATCTTCCCAATAAAGAGGTTTGTTGATGAATCTAAAATTATCTACCCCATTATCACTTTCTGCAACAGCGAAAAAAGATTTTCTATCTAAGCCTTCAACACGACATACTAGATAATATTTTGAATCCATATATATGGCTGCCGGATTAAAAACTGCATTGATACCTAGCCTTTCAATAAAATATGGATTAGTTTCTTTATCCAAGTCAAATCTCCAATGAAGGGGTATGTGATGTCTAGTTACAACAGGGTATACATATCTTTCATAAACACCGTTATAAAATTCATCAACTGCTATATTTTTTCTTTTTAATAATTCATTTTGCTTTTTTGATAGGTCATAATATTTTTCATGTATCATTTTAATTCTCCTTTTACTCATTTTTATTTAGTTTTACTCATTCTTCTCCTATAATAATTATCTGTTAATTTCAATTATTCCACTTGATAATTATAATAATTTTAAGTATACTCTAGTATATATTTGTTTTTTGTTAAGTAATCATTCTATATTTATTAATAAATATTGGTTTGCATTATTAGTATGTGAGGTGTTTTTATGACTAATCAATTAGTTGATCTAAAATTCAGTAGTTCCAGTTCATTTATAATCAACAGAAGAGTTCATTTAGATTATTTTCTACCACATAAACATGATTTTGTGGAATTCTACTATGTATATCAAGGAACTGGTAGTGAAACACTTAATGGGAAAGAATATATTTTAAAATCAGGAACCTTCTGCATCGTTCTTCCTTATCAAGTTCATCAATTATCATCAGATGAGAGCAATCCTGTCTCCCTTATCAATGGTGAAATTTCCTTGGACTCAATTTATGATACCGATTCGGCAACATCAGATTTATATGAACTATTATTCACGAATTTACCTTCCTTAATATACCTTAATAAAAAAATTTCATTAATCATTGAAGATATATTGAACCAATTACTTCAAGAACAAACTAACTTTTACATATCCAAAAACAAAATGATTAAGGCTAAATTAATCGAATTATTTATAATAATCAACCGCTTTCGTTATAATAATCTTGATAGTTCCTTAGAAAAAAATATCAACTCCAAGGCTTCAATCAATAATAATTCCAATCAACTTATATGGGAAATTATTTATTATGTACATTCACACTATCAAGATAATATAACATTAGAAAAACTATCTAATCTGTTTCATTTGAGTAAGCCTTATATCAGTAGTCAATTCAAAAAACAATTTGGTCAGAATTTCATATCTTTTTTGAATGAGATTAGAATCAAAAATGCTTGTATGTTGATACTGTCAACTAATCTATCAATCACCGAAATAGCTTTTACTTCCGGTTTTAAGTCATATTGTTCTTTTACAAGAACATTTCATCAGATAAAAGGTATGTCTCCTAGTAAATTTAAACAGGCTAATCTATCATTGAAATGTTAATAATAATTATGATTACATTTTACTTTATGATATTGTAACTAACTACTATAATATTAACGAAAACATTGCAATTATTAAACCAATTCATTTTATTGTCACTTGCTATCCAGACAACATGCGTAGGTAAGAAATATTCCTTGATATACTTCCATTTTTTGCTTATAATAATATTATTATATTAAGCACCAATTGTATTAATTAGGAGGAAGCTTTCTATGAATTTAAAAAAAGCCATTGTATTCGTTGATCTAGTTAAAAGAATACAATCAGACGATATTACAGCTTGGGCTTCAAAACTCACTTTTTATATACTGTTATCCATATTCCCTTTTATATTGTTTTTGATGCAGATACTTAGTTATACATCATTATCCAATGTAGATGTACTCTATCAATTCAAAGATATTTTTCCAGAAGAGATTTTTGGAGTTATAGGTTTCATAACGGAAGATATACAGAACACTCAGAGTGACACTTTATTGTCAATTGCTCTTATTGCTACAATATGGGCTGCTTCCAAAGGCATAATGGCTATAATAACAAGCCTTAATAAAGCATATAAAGAAAAAGAAACTCGTTCATATATTTTTTTGAGGTTGATGTCATTCGTATACACGATAGCATTTGCGATAGTTCTGATAATTACTTTTATCCTTATTATCTTTTGGAACAAATTGCTTAATTTGGCATTTTCATATATTTATCTGCCTACGGGTTTGGAAGGTATAATAGATCTTATAAGAATACTCTTTGCAATGGTACTACTGTTTTTCTTCTTCATTCTGCTATATAATGCTTCACCCAATAAGAAGATAACTTTTAAAGAAGTCGTACCTGGTGCAATAATTTCGACTATAGGATGGTTGGTTATGTCCTTCATCTTTTCTTTCTATGTGGATAAGATAGGTAATTTTTCATATATGTACGGTAGTCTAGCAAGTATAATCATACTTTTGATATGGCTATACCTATGCAGCATAATCATTTTGGTAGGTGGTGAACTGAACGCCATATATTTCGAGAAGAATAAATGAAAAGGCTGATATAATACATTTCATGATCAAACTAAGTGATAACGACATTATCATCTTATGTTTATCCTATGATTCAATGTATTATATACAGCCTTTTTTTATTTAACATATTTTCTATTTAAAGCTTATCTTTATATTATTTCTTTGAACAGTTCTTTTGTTGCTGGATATATCTTAACGAATTTTTTATATTTATCATTATATTTATTTACATTATCTTGGTCTGGTTCTATGCCTTCAGTAACTTTAATGAACTTTTTACATGCTTCTTCGACAGAATCAAAAAGTCCATAACCAACAGCCGCTAATATTGATGCTCCATATGCTGGTCCTTCATTAGTATTTAATTTGTTCACTTTCACATCAAGTACATCAGCCATTATCTGACACCATAATCTACTCTTGGAACCACCACCATTGATGCTTATGCTGTTTATTTCAATACTCATTTTCTTCATTATCTCAAAAGTATCACGAAGGGAGAAAGCTACTCCTTCCAAGACTGCTCTTGTCATATTTTTTCTCTCATGAGTCATATTCATACCTATGAACAATCCTCTACAATTAGGATCATTATGAGGTGTTCTTTCTCCCATTAGATATGGAAGATAGAATAAACTGTCATCAATCTTGGCATCTTCCGATTCTTCTAGCAATCCATCAAAATCTTTAGTCTTATTGATCTCTTCCACCCACCATTTCAATGATGAAGCGGCAGCTAATGTTACACCCATCAAGTGATATTTACCATTAGCATGGCAGAAAGAGTGAAGACTGTTGTTTTTATCAACGAAGAAATTCTCATTAGATGTAAACACTACACCTGAAGTTCCAAGTGATATAGAACAAGAACCTGATTCAACTACACCGCCTCCTACAGCAGCAACAGCTTGGTCTCCTCCACCTATGACTATTTTTACATCTTTATTTATACCTAGTTCATCTGCCAAATCGCTCTTTATATTACCTATAGGCTCAAAAGATTCGTATATTTTAGGCAATTGATTTTCAGCAATATGAAGAAGCTCTAACATATCTTTTGACCATTTTCTATTTTTAACATCCATATATAAAGTACCTGAAGCATCTGATACGTCAGTTGCGAATACACCAGACATTTTATATGCTATATAGTCTTTTGGAAGCATTATCTTCTTAATCTTACTGAAGTTTTCCGGTTCATGTTTTCTGAGCCATAAAACTTTTGGAGCTGTAAACCCTGTAAGGGCTAAATTACCAGTCCAACTGGATATAGTTTTCTGCCCTATTTCTTTGTTAAGATATTCACATTCTTTGTCCGTCCTTTGGTCATTCCAAAGTAATGCAGGTCTTATGACATCATCACTTTCATCAAGTGTAACTAATCCATGCATTTGACCACTGAAACTAATGGCTTTTACTTTTTTCTTGTCTAATCCTTCTAGTAATTCCAATAAACCTTGCTTAGATTGTTTCCACCAATCCTCGGGATTTTGTTCTGACCATAGTGGTTCAGGAAAATAGATAGGATATTCTTTACTTATAGTCTTAATAACATTTCCAGTTTCATCTGTAGCTATTATCTTAACAGATGTAGTTCCTATATCAATACCTATAAAATACATGTTAATCCCTACTTTCTCCTGCTATTAATTTATTTTTATAACAGCTTTTACAACTTCACTAGCATTGTTTACAACAAAATCGAAAGCTTCTTTTGTATGTTCGAAGTCAAATTCATGACTGACAATTTGCTTAACATTTATAGAACCGCTAGCAATAGCATTTATTGCAACTGGATATAAGTTTCTATATCTGAATATAGTTCTTACTTCTCCTTCTTTACCCATTAATTTCATAAAGTTAAAGCTTACTTCATCTTTAGGAGTCATACCAACCAATACAATAACTCCACCACGTTTTACTACATCTACAGTTTGTTTGACTGTTGCTTCTGCTCCTGCTGTATCTATAACCACATTAGCTCCTTTTCCATCAGTCAATGATTCTATTTCCTTGATTACATTTTTTTCTTTTGCATTAATCACTGAAGTTGCTCCAAGTTTTTCAGCCATTTTTAATCTATTTTCCAAAACGTCTACTACGATGATATTAGAAGCTCCTCTTGCTTTACATGATAGTAATGTAACAAGTCCGATACAACCTGTTCCGAATATGACAACTGTATCACCTAGTTTGACTTCACCTATACTAGCTGCATGTAGACCTACGGCAAGTGGTTCAACTAAAGCACCTTCCATATTACTTACGTTATCAGGTAATTTGAAACACATATCTTCTGGATGTTTCACGTAATTTTGAAGAACTCCATGATATGGAGGTGTTGCAAAAAATTCTACATCAGGGCATAGATTATATTTACCTTCTTTACAAAATTCACATTTACCACAAGTCTTTCCTGGTTCTAAACACACTCTATCTCCAACAGCAAGATTCTTGACTTCGCTTCCTACTTCAACTACTTCACCTGCACACTCATGTCCTAATATAAAATCACCATTTACAATGAAATCTCCAATTCTACCATGTTGATAGTAATGAACATCCGAACCACAGATACCTACTGTATCAACCTTGATTAACACATCTTTTTCTGAAAGTTTTGGCATTTCAACATCTTTAAATGTCATATTATTAGTTCCTTGCATAAATACAGCTCTGTTTTCCATATACGTTTCCTCCTCATTTTAAGAAAATTGGTACGAGCATTTAAGCTGCGTACCAATCAGTTATTATTGATTTTTATAATGCTCCTGCTTTCTTGTGCATTTCTATAGTATCATCAACATTATCACTATTGATTAATGGACAATCTATATCGATATCGATTTGCTCTTCTTCTCCAGTTAATAATTTGTTGGCTGTATCTAGTAAAGCTTCTGCTAGATCATAAGCACTTTGTAAACATGTTGATGTCATAAGTCCATCTTTTATCAACAATGCAGCTTCTGCTGTACCATCTACACCATATGCTAAGATATCTTTGAATTTGTCATTGCCTTTTACTGCCTCTAAAGCACCAGCAGCCATATTGTCATTCATTGCGATAATTGCATCTATTTTATCATTAGCTTGAATCCAAGTTTCCATATAGTTCATAGCTTCATCTTTGTTCCAGTTTGCAATTTCATCTCCAACTACTTTTACATCTGGACGTTTATCCAAGAATTCAGTTTTCCAGCTTTCGTATCTCTTATCAGCGTGGAAGTTTCCTGGAGGGCCTTTTAATACTACTACGTTAGCATTCTCTGGAATTTGGTCAAGAGCTGCAACTGCATTAACCTTAGCTTGCTCATATGGGTCAGCATCTACTGAAGATGCTCCCTCAATATCATCGATACGTGCATTAGTTGTTATTGTTACGATTCCTGCCTTAACAGCTTTCTCAGCGTAAGGTCTCTGAGCTTCACCATTATTAGGTTGAATTATTATAGCATCATATTTATTAGTTATTGCATTTTCAATTAATGAGTTTTCTGTATCATCTGATGCTTGTCCGTCAAATACATCTACTGTGATGTTATCGTATTTATCAGCTTCCTCCATAACAGAATTCGCTAACCATGCTGCAAATGAATCTGCCTGAGCTCTAGCTATAAAAGCGACTTTATAAGGTTTATCTGCATCTTTTGTATCTTTTTCTTCTGTTACCTTAGTACCATCATCAGT is a genomic window of Vallitalea longa containing:
- a CDS encoding sensor histidine kinase, with the translated sequence MIKKLISFKKYLSKKISTIKNQLIIIFLLIIIIPTTLISSIIYTKSTESLTNKTENILEMNFNLLENNILKEINLIDKVVTQIYLDDKMLDLLSYSPSKHFYYLYSRYKVIKDPITQSSAFENVLNTYTSTLNYFNKSKTKLYVYQFGDYKFNTNIFNLEEVQITSWYPSISPDSSPRIMYFPRSKNNNLPQGVNYVRKLFGLKNYDLSFSSLITIQLPMNEISKMLINLKPTNGSTIFVLNENNRIIASTENKLINANFKSFFSSYMPIKDSPIFNTEIIDYNNKKTLLSTKTINDINWKIIGITPLNELNKDLYRTQKFIKLVILIILIISLSFALLLANRISNPIKKLVESMGTLDTDNLYVKIDDYHFNDEFSYLIDHYNAANKKIRNSIVKIKEIENEKKEAEFKALQAQINPHFLYNTLDAVNWLSLKYDAEDISIMVTSLSDFFRYSLSKGKTIIPLKNELIQTESYLTIQKIRFPDMIEYSIYCEEEIKECSIVKLTLQPLVENSIIHGIEPTDEPGFIEIVCLKKNSNIIITVSDNGIGADIDMLNNIINDTSNSCSSYGLRNVNQRIKSYFGDEYGIIFSENETIGITATITLPFMIYEEDKNVKDDNC
- a CDS encoding response regulator, translating into MLKMIIADDEILVREGLKNILPWETYNIEVVGVAKNGIETLSLCEELKPDILFTDIRMPHLTGIEVAQKLKLQNYKTRIIIVSGIEDFSYAQQAIELNTEGYILKPIKKNKLIEIVEKVVNSINDEKEHAVKFKQLKKQLYDNIPAIKDRFLCNIIFRKYSDEKTIYDKCKFLNIPFVNYKPFVTCKMVIDEINGSFSKNSEENYELILMSILNICNELLTSYDHSICFNINENEFIIIFNYDQIDVISDICEELLTALNKYIEIKVSIGIGEKVDSILLLYNSYKSAETSLEYKFYSGINTVINSKDLTYKTDTLEYVKLHIIEEKLLNGIKLGNLTTVNDVLCQIFNHIESSSFTPAEYTKSIFTELIFITTRSLYEIQENLSDILEEPIILCNNIYKLNTYDELKNYILSLFDTITTYFNNKLNQKNRYVVNEINDIIKHQYTKNITVKLISDQVGLTPNYISQIFKKETGVTITKKITEIRIEAAKALLKDSNFKVFEVAEMVGFDNPYYFSTVFKKNTGIHPSKFR
- a CDS encoding glycoside hydrolase family 130 protein, encoding MIHEKYYDLSKKQNELLKRKNIAVDEFYNGVYERYVYPVVTRHHIPLHWRFDLDKETNPYFIERLGINAVFNPAAIYMDSKYYLVCRVEGLDRKSFFAVAESDNGVDNFRFINKPLYWEDIDREETNIYDMRLVKHEDGWIYGVFCSESKENKCQQGDTSSAVAKAGLVRTKDLKSWERLPNIITPSPQQRNVVLHPEFINSQYAFYTRPQNGFISTGSGGGIAFGLCDDILNPVINKEIVIDEKKYHTVYEVKNGEGPAPIKTNKGWIHIAHGVRNTAAGLRYVLYTFATSLQDPAKVIAKPGGYFIAPYDNERVGDVSNVVFCNGVVVNEENEVFIYYASSDTRIHVATTTVDKLLDYTFNTPEDANRSLDCVKQRIELIDNNIKLSSEF
- a CDS encoding AraC family transcriptional regulator is translated as MTNQLVDLKFSSSSSFIINRRVHLDYFLPHKHDFVEFYYVYQGTGSETLNGKEYILKSGTFCIVLPYQVHQLSSDESNPVSLINGEISLDSIYDTDSATSDLYELLFTNLPSLIYLNKKISLIIEDILNQLLQEQTNFYISKNKMIKAKLIELFIIINRFRYNNLDSSLEKNINSKASINNNSNQLIWEIIYYVHSHYQDNITLEKLSNLFHLSKPYISSQFKKQFGQNFISFLNEIRIKNACMLILSTNLSITEIAFTSGFKSYCSFTRTFHQIKGMSPSKFKQANLSLKC
- a CDS encoding YihY/virulence factor BrkB family protein, giving the protein MNLKKAIVFVDLVKRIQSDDITAWASKLTFYILLSIFPFILFLMQILSYTSLSNVDVLYQFKDIFPEEIFGVIGFITEDIQNTQSDTLLSIALIATIWAASKGIMAIITSLNKAYKEKETRSYIFLRLMSFVYTIAFAIVLIITFILIIFWNKLLNLAFSYIYLPTGLEGIIDLIRILFAMVLLFFFFILLYNASPNKKITFKEVVPGAIISTIGWLVMSFIFSFYVDKIGNFSYMYGSLASIIILLIWLYLCSIIILVGGELNAIYFEKNK
- the xylB gene encoding xylulokinase; translated protein: MYFIGIDIGTTSVKIIATDETGNVIKTISKEYPIYFPEPLWSEQNPEDWWKQSKQGLLELLEGLDKKKVKAISFSGQMHGLVTLDESDDVIRPALLWNDQRTDKECEYLNKEIGQKTISSWTGNLALTGFTAPKVLWLRKHEPENFSKIKKIMLPKDYIAYKMSGVFATDVSDASGTLYMDVKNRKWSKDMLELLHIAENQLPKIYESFEPIGNIKSDLADELGINKDVKIVIGGGDQAVAAVGGGVVESGSCSISLGTSGVVFTSNENFFVDKNNSLHSFCHANGKYHLMGVTLAAASSLKWWVEEINKTKDFDGLLEESEDAKIDDSLFYLPYLMGERTPHNDPNCRGLFIGMNMTHERKNMTRAVLEGVAFSLRDTFEIMKKMSIEINSISINGGGSKSRLWCQIMADVLDVKVNKLNTNEGPAYGASILAAVGYGLFDSVEEACKKFIKVTEGIEPDQDNVNKYNDKYKKFVKIYPATKELFKEII
- a CDS encoding NAD(P)-dependent alcohol dehydrogenase; its protein translation is MENRAVFMQGTNNMTFKDVEMPKLSEKDVLIKVDTVGICGSDVHYYQHGRIGDFIVNGDFILGHECAGEVVEVGSEVKNLAVGDRVCLEPGKTCGKCEFCKEGKYNLCPDVEFFATPPYHGVLQNYVKHPEDMCFKLPDNVSNMEGALVEPLAVGLHAASIGEVKLGDTVVIFGTGCIGLVTLLSCKARGASNIIVVDVLENRLKMAEKLGATSVINAKEKNVIKEIESLTDGKGANVVIDTAGAEATVKQTVDVVKRGGVIVLVGMTPKDEVSFNFMKLMGKEGEVRTIFRYRNLYPVAINAIASGSINVKQIVSHEFDFEHTKEAFDFVVNNASEVVKAVIKIN
- a CDS encoding sugar ABC transporter substrate-binding protein, which encodes MKKILVVTLIVSMITFMFAGCQSSEKDSKTDDGTKVTEEKDTKDADKPYKVAFIARAQADSFAAWLANSVMEEADKYDNITVDVFDGQASDDTENSLIENAITNKYDAIIIQPNNGEAQRPYAEKAVKAGIVTITTNARIDDIEGASSVDADPYEQAKVNAVAALDQIPENANVVVLKGPPGNFHADKRYESWKTEFLDKRPDVKVVGDEIANWNKDEAMNYMETWIQANDKIDAIIAMNDNMAAGALEAVKGNDKFKDILAYGVDGTAEAALLIKDGLMTSTCLQSAYDLAEALLDTANKLLTGEEEQIDIDIDCPLINSDNVDDTIEMHKKAGAL